The DNA window GGATTGGTGACTTCCTCCAGACCCTCCGCCACCATGGCGAAGACGCCGATCTCGTCGGTGCCGCCGAAGCGGTTCTTGATGGCGCGCAGGATGCGATATTGATGGCTGCGCTCCCCCTCGAAAGCCAGCACGGTATCGACCATATGTTCGAGCACGCGCGGCCCGGCGATGCTGCCGTCCTTCGTCACATGGCCGACGAGGATGAGCGCGGTGCCGCGCTGCTTGGCGAATTTGATGAGTTCCTGCGCACTGGCGCGGACCTGGCTGACCGTGCCCGGCGCGCCTTCGATCAGGTCGCTGTGCATGGTCTGGATCGAATCGATCACCAGCAGCGCGGGCGGCGGGCCGTCGCCCAATGTCGTGAGAATGTCGCGCACGGACGTGGCGCTGGCCAGTTGAACGGGCGCGTTGCCGAGGCCGAGGCGCTGGGCGCGTAGGCGGACCTGATCGGCGGCTTCCTCCCCGCTGATATAGGCGACCGACAGGCCGCGCGCGGCGATCCGTGCCGCCGCCTGAAGGAGCAGGGTCGATTTGCCGATGCCGGGATCGCCGCCGATCAGCGTCGCCGAACCGCTGACGATGCCGCCGCCCAGCGCGCGATCAAATTCGGCGATGCCGGTCGAGGTGCGCGGCGGCAGTTCGACCCGGCTGTCGAGGCCCACGAGCGTAATGGCGCGGCCGCCGCCCTGCAGGTCATGGCGCGCGGAAAAGACGGTTTCGGCCGCTTCCTCCACGATGCTGTTCCATTCGCCGCAATCCTCGCACTGCCCCTGCCACCGGCCCGTGACGGTGCCGCATTGCTGACAGACGAACTTGCGCTTTGCCTTGGCCATGGCTTCGCTATGCCGCTCCGGCGCGAACATTGCAAGAACATAGCAGGAGGCTCTGGAAACATCGGGGCGGCTGACGCATTGATCGGGCATGACCATGATCCGCGTCGCGAGCTACAATATCCGCAAGGCCATCGGAACGGACAGGCGGCGGGTGCCCGAGCGGGTGATCGAGGTGCTGAACGAGGTCGATGCCGACGTGATCGCCCTTCAGGAAGCGGACCGGCGGTTCGGTGTGCGGTCCGCCGCCATTCCGCCGCAGCTTCTGGAGAAAGCCAGCAACTACAAGCCCGTGCCGCTCAATGTTCAGGTCGATTCGATGGGGTGGCACGGCAACGCACTGCTGGTGCGCAAGGAGGCGGAGATCGGCGCGCACGATGTGCTGCACCTCCCCTATCTGGAGCCGCGCGGCGCGACGATGGCCGAAGTCGCGCTCAAGGGCGCGACGCTGCGCGTTTTCGGCATGCATCTCGACCTCTCCGGCCTATGGCGGCGCAAGCAGGCCGCCGCCGTGATCCATGCGGCGGGCCAGCGCGAGGCGATGCCCACGGTGCTGATGGGCGACCTCAACGAATGGAGCGCGGATCGCGGCTGCCTCGCCGACTTCGCACGCCATTACAGCTTCGCGCCGTGCGGGCGCAGCTTTCATGCGCGCCGCCCGGTGGCGCGGCTCGACCGGATCATGCATTGCGGGCGGATGACGCTCAAAGGCTGCGGCGTCCATGAAAGCGCGGCGGCGCGCAAGGCGTCGGACCATCTGCCGATCTGGGCGGATTTTATTGTTCGCTGACGTCAGTCTCCGTTCGTTTCGAGCGTGTCGGGAAACGGTTGGCGCAGCGCCTGAGGCTTCTCGACTTCGCTCGAAGCGAACGGGTTGCATCCCGCCCCGCCCTCTGCGACGCTGCTTCCATGAAGGAGAGGGAATTACGGCTGGCGCTGGTCTGCTATGGCGGGATCAGCCTTGCCGTCTACATGCATGGCATCACCAAGGAAGTGTGGCGGCTGGCGCGGGCGAGCCGGGCCTTTCACGACCATGTTCCTGCCAGCGACGGCAGCGAAGCGGTCTACCGGCAGGTGCTGGAAGCGATCGAGGCGGAAAGCGGCATCCGGCTTCGCGTCATGCCGGATATCATCGCCGGTGCGAGCGCGGGCGGGATCAACGGCATCTTCCTCGCGCAGGCGATAGAGACCGGGCAGTCGCTGGAGCCGCTGACGGACCTGTGGCTCGACAATGCGGATGTCGACCGGCTGCTCGATCCCGATGCGCGGCCCGCGCGGGCGCTCACGAAATTCTGGGCGACGCCGCTCGTCTGGATGGCGGCGCGGCGGCCGGGCGATGCGGTGGAGCGGACGGTCGCGCCCGACACGCGCGAGGAGGTGCGCATGAAGCTGTCGCGCTTCATCCGCTCGCGCTGGTTCGAGCCGCCTTTCGGGGGCGACGTGTTCACCGGGATGCTGATCGACGCGTTCGACGCCATGGAGGCGAGCGAGCGCGGGCCGGCGCTGCTGCCCGAAGGCCATCCGCTCGACCTGTTTGTCACGGTCACGGATTTTGAGGGGCATCCGCAAAGTCTCAATCTCAACAGTCCGCCGCAAGTCATTGAAACTGAACATCGCCTGTCCATCGGCTTTCGGGCGCGGGGGCGCGATGCGCGGGCCTTTGCCGACCCTGTCGAACTGTCGTTCGCCGCCCGCGCGACGGCGAGCTTTCCCGGCGCTTTCCCCCCCTTCACCGTGCGGGAAATGGACCGGGTGCTGAAGCGCCGCCACCGGAGCTGGCCGACGCGCGACGCTTTTCTGGCGCGCGCCCTGCCCCGCCATGCGGCGCGAGGGACAGCGGAGGACGCCGTGCTGATCGACGGATCGGTGCTGGCCAACGCCCCGTTCGCGCAGGCCATCGGCGCGCTGCGTAACCGGCCGTCGCGGCGGGAAGTGGACCGGCGCTTCGTCTATATCGACCCCAAGCCCGGTCATCGTTCGATCCGCCTCAATCGCGAGGGCGAGCAGGAGGATGCGCCGCGCGGCGACGACGCGCCGCTGCCCGGATTTTTCCGCACCATCTTCGGCGCGCTCAGCGACATCCCGCGCGAACAGCCGATCCGCGACAATCTGGAAGCGATCGACCGGCATTCGGCTCGGATTCGGCGAATGCGGCGCATCCTCGACGCGCTGCGGCCCGGCATCGAGGCGGAGGTCGAGGGTGCGGTCGGGCGGATGCTGTTTCTCGACCGGCCGACGCCCGCGCGCCTGTCCGGCTGGCGGGCCAGAGCGCAGCAGCGGGCGGCGGGCGCGGCGGGCTTCGCGTTCCCGGCCTATGGGCATCTGAAACTGTCGGGCATCGTCGAATCGCTCAGCGACCTTCTTTTCCGCCTGTCGGGCGAGGAAAGCGCGATGATGCGGGAGGCATACCGGCAGGCGGTGTGGAGCGAGGTCCGGGCGCGGGGCGCGGATCAACTCGGCGAAGCGAACGGATCGGCGAGCGGGCCGGTGGATTTCTTCCGCGCCCATGACCTCGCCTTCCGCATCCGCCGCCTGCGTTATGTCGCGCGGCGGTTGGCCGAGACGCTGGAGCTGGAGGCGGAGAGCGACGATCCGACGGTGCAGGCGATGCACGACGCCATTTATGGCGCGCTGGCGCTCTATGCCGAATGCGAGGATGCGGATTTTCATGGCGAGGCGGTCGTGGCGGCGGCCAAGGCGGTGCCCACCGATGCGGGCGCGGCGCTGGACGCGGTGGCGGACGCGCGCGGCCTCAAGGCGCGGGACGATGCGGCGGACGAAATGCTGGCCGAAGCCTTTGCCGCCCTGCCCAAGGGCGGCCGCCGCACGATGCTGCTCGCCTATCTCGGCTTTCCCTTCACCGACATCGCGACACTACCGTTGCTTCAGGGTGACACTCTGGATGAATATGATCCGGTGAAGGTCGACCGGATTTCGCCGGAGGATTGCTCCGCCATCCGGGCGGGCAGCGCAGACGTCACTTTGAAAGGCATAGAATTCAATAATTTCGGTGCCTTCTTTAGCAGGGCTTATCGGGAAAACGACTATCTCTGGGGTCGGCTCCATGGCGTCGAGCGGCTTCTGGACATCGTGAATAGTGCAACACCCGTGGCAAGCCGTCTTTCCCCCGAGCGGCTGGCCGACTATAGGCGGGCCGCGTTTCTGGCGATCCTGGAAGAGGAAGAGTCGCGGCTGTCCCATGTGGCCGACCTCATCGCCAGCTTGCGAAAGGAAATCGGGTGAGCGGGCGTTGGATGCTGGTTCCGGTGATGCTGATGCTGGCCACGGCCGGCTGCCGCGACACGTCCGATCCCGTGGCGGAGACCAACAGCACGCCGCCCAAGCCCGTTGCCGTGGCGGAAGCCGCGCCCGAGACACCGCCCCCGCCGCCCGAACCCGTCGCCCTTCCCCGCCCCGGTCCGAAGGTCACGGTGCGCGCGCAGCCCGCGCCGCGCAATCCGCTGGACCTGCCGCCATCGCCCGACGATGGCGCGGTGGAGCCTTTTCCCCGAGAAGTCACCGCTTTCATGGTGGACCGCGACGGATGCGACCATTTCCGGGGAGAGCAGCCCCATGACGCGGAACGGCGCGCCTATATCGACGAGAATGTGACCGAGCTGTGCACCGGCACCGATGCAAGGCTCGCCATGCTGCGCCGCCGCTACGCCGCCGATCCTGCGGTGATCGCCGCGCTCAAGGGATATGAGGACCGGATCGAGGCGCCCGCGAGCTATTGACGCATCAGGCGATGGCGTCGATCGCCTTCGCCATGTCCACGTCCCGCTGCGACAGGCCGCCCGCGTCATGGGTGGTGAGCAGGATGTCCACCCGATTATAGACGTTCGACCATTCGGGATGATGGTCCGCCTTTTCCGCCATGATCGCCACGCGCGTCATGAAGCCGAAGGCGGCGGCGAAATCGACGAAGGTGAAGCGGCGCGAAATGCCGTCCGGCTCCGCCACCGCCGTCCATTGCGGCAGGTCCGCCAACGCCAGCGCGCGCGCTTCATCGCTCAACTTCCCGATCATTCGACCCTATCCCGGCTGTGTGCTTTGGCTTATGTGGCAGCGATGGCATCCGACGGTCAACCGCCCCTCTTCGCGCCCACCGCGCAACAGATCGAGACGCTGGCGCTGGAGGCGCTGTCCCGCCTGCCCCCGCCCTTCAGCGAGCATCTCGCCCATGTCGTCCTCTTCGTCGAGGAATTCGCGGATGAAGACGTGCTCAGGGAGATGGAGATCGACGATCCGTTCGGCCTGACCGGCCTCTATACCGGCCGCCCGGTCGGACAGGACGCGCAGACGGGGGACGCGCCGCCGACCGTGCATCTCTACCGCCGCCCCCTGCTCGACGAATGGGTGGAAACGGGCGTGCCGCTCGATGCGCTCATCACGCATGTCGTAGTGCATGAGATCGGCCATCATTTCGGCCTGTCCGATCTCGACATGCATGTGCTGGAGGACATGGTCGCGCCATGAGCGGCGCGTCCCTGCGGCTTTGCGATGTCGCCTGCCTGCGCGGCGAGCGCCTGCTGTTCCGTGGCGTTTCGCTGGACCTGGCGCCGGGTGGCGCAGCGCTGCTGACCGGACCCAATGGCGTGGGCAAATCGAGCCTCCTGCGGCTGTGCGCGGGGTTGCTGCGCCCCTATGCGGGATCGGTGGAACGCGAAGGGCGGATCGCGCTGAGCGACGAGCGGCTGGCGCTGGATCAGGACGCGCCGCTGGAGCGGGCGCTGGGCTTCTGGGCCGGGCTGGACGGAGCCGTGCCCGGAGCGGTCGGGGCGGCGATGGATTCCGTGGCGCTGGGACCGCTGGCGCAGGTGCCGGTGCGGATGCTGTCCACCGGGCAGCGCAAGCGCGCGATGCTGGCGCGGGTGATCGCGAGCGGCGCGCCGATCTGGCTGCTGGACGAACCGGGCAACGGGCTGGACGATGCGTCGCTGGCGCTGCTGGGCGATGCGGTCGGAGCGCATCTGGCGCGCGGCGGGATCGTGCTCGCGGCATCGCACCAGCCGCTTCCCCTGCCCGCCTGCACGACGATGGCGCTGGGTGACTATCGGCCCGAGGTGGCCGCATGAGGGCGCTGCGGCTCCTGATCGCGCGCGACCTGCGGCAGGCGTGGGCGTCGGCGGGGCTGTGGCTGCCCGTCGCGTTCCTGCTGCTGGTCGCCAGCCTTTATCCCTTCGCTGTGGGACCGGACGCGGCCGTGCTGGCGCGGACCGGCGGCGGCATGATCTGGATCGCAGCGCTGCTCGCCTGCCTGCTGCCGGTCGACCGGCTGATCGCGCCGGACATGGAAGCGGGCGTGCTCGACCAGATCGCGCTGCGCGGCATCGGGGAGGAGATGCTGGTGACGGCGCGGCTGATCGCACACTGGCTGGGGTTCGGGCCGCCGCTGATGCTGGCGAGCCTGCCTGCCGCCGCGCTGCTGAAGCTCGACGCGGGAACGATCCTCAAGCTGGAGGCGGGCCTGCTGCTAGGCACGCCTGCGCTGGCGGCGCTGGGGCTGCTGGTCGCGACGCTGACGGCGGGGCTGCGGTCGAGCGGGGCGCTGGCGGGGCTGCTGGCGCTGCCGCTCGCGGTGCCGCTGCTGATCTTCGGCGCGGGATCGCTGGGCGACGGCAGCGGGGCGGCGATCAAGTTTCTGGGCGCGGCGTCGCTGCTGCTGGTGGCGATCACGCCCCTTGCCGGGGGCGCGGCGATCCGCGCCGGGCGGGAATAGGCATCAGGCGGCGAGTTCCACCCAGACCGGCGCGTGGTCGCTGGCCTTTTCCCGGCCGCGGAAATCCCTGTCCACCTGCGCGTCGATCATGCGGTCGGCAGCGGCGGGGCTGAGCAGCAGATGGTCGATGCGAAAGCCAGCGTCGCGCGGCCATGCGTTCATCTGATAGTCCCAGAAGGTCCAAACGCCACCGCCAGGATGGCGCGATAGCAGCGCATCGGTCCACCCGTCCCCCAGCATACGGCGATAGGCGGCGCGGCTTTCAGGCTGCATCAGCGCGTCGTCGGCCATGGCCTTCACCGAATAGGTGTCCACATCGCGC is part of the Sphingobium amiense genome and encodes:
- the radA gene encoding DNA repair protein RadA produces the protein MAKAKRKFVCQQCGTVTGRWQGQCEDCGEWNSIVEEAAETVFSARHDLQGGGRAITLVGLDSRVELPPRTSTGIAEFDRALGGGIVSGSATLIGGDPGIGKSTLLLQAAARIAARGLSVAYISGEEAADQVRLRAQRLGLGNAPVQLASATSVRDILTTLGDGPPPALLVIDSIQTMHSDLIEGAPGTVSQVRASAQELIKFAKQRGTALILVGHVTKDGSIAGPRVLEHMVDTVLAFEGERSHQYRILRAIKNRFGGTDEIGVFAMVAEGLEEVTNPSALFLTHRDETVTGATVFPALEGTRPVLVEIQALVVRLSSGATPRRAVVGWDSGRLAMILAVLEARCGLSFSTAEVYLNVAGGYRLSDPAADLAVAAALISALSERPVAADVVLFGEIALSSEIRPVAHAPLRLREAAKLGFNRAYIPASAADGVKGIAVSGFKTLSQLVDQMLGRG
- a CDS encoding endonuclease/exonuclease/phosphatase family protein, producing the protein MTMIRVASYNIRKAIGTDRRRVPERVIEVLNEVDADVIALQEADRRFGVRSAAIPPQLLEKASNYKPVPLNVQVDSMGWHGNALLVRKEAEIGAHDVLHLPYLEPRGATMAEVALKGATLRVFGMHLDLSGLWRRKQAAAVIHAAGQREAMPTVLMGDLNEWSADRGCLADFARHYSFAPCGRSFHARRPVARLDRIMHCGRMTLKGCGVHESAAARKASDHLPIWADFIVR
- a CDS encoding patatin-like protein, whose product is MKERELRLALVCYGGISLAVYMHGITKEVWRLARASRAFHDHVPASDGSEAVYRQVLEAIEAESGIRLRVMPDIIAGASAGGINGIFLAQAIETGQSLEPLTDLWLDNADVDRLLDPDARPARALTKFWATPLVWMAARRPGDAVERTVAPDTREEVRMKLSRFIRSRWFEPPFGGDVFTGMLIDAFDAMEASERGPALLPEGHPLDLFVTVTDFEGHPQSLNLNSPPQVIETEHRLSIGFRARGRDARAFADPVELSFAARATASFPGAFPPFTVREMDRVLKRRHRSWPTRDAFLARALPRHAARGTAEDAVLIDGSVLANAPFAQAIGALRNRPSRREVDRRFVYIDPKPGHRSIRLNREGEQEDAPRGDDAPLPGFFRTIFGALSDIPREQPIRDNLEAIDRHSARIRRMRRILDALRPGIEAEVEGAVGRMLFLDRPTPARLSGWRARAQQRAAGAAGFAFPAYGHLKLSGIVESLSDLLFRLSGEESAMMREAYRQAVWSEVRARGADQLGEANGSASGPVDFFRAHDLAFRIRRLRYVARRLAETLELEAESDDPTVQAMHDAIYGALALYAECEDADFHGEAVVAAAKAVPTDAGAALDAVADARGLKARDDAADEMLAEAFAALPKGGRRTMLLAYLGFPFTDIATLPLLQGDTLDEYDPVKVDRISPEDCSAIRAGSADVTLKGIEFNNFGAFFSRAYRENDYLWGRLHGVERLLDIVNSATPVASRLSPERLADYRRAAFLAILEEEESRLSHVADLIASLRKEIG
- a CDS encoding 4a-hydroxytetrahydrobiopterin dehydratase, encoding MIGKLSDEARALALADLPQWTAVAEPDGISRRFTFVDFAAAFGFMTRVAIMAEKADHHPEWSNVYNRVDILLTTHDAGGLSQRDVDMAKAIDAIA
- a CDS encoding metallopeptidase family protein; translation: MASDGQPPLFAPTAQQIETLALEALSRLPPPFSEHLAHVVLFVEEFADEDVLREMEIDDPFGLTGLYTGRPVGQDAQTGDAPPTVHLYRRPLLDEWVETGVPLDALITHVVVHEIGHHFGLSDLDMHVLEDMVAP
- the ccmA gene encoding heme ABC exporter ATP-binding protein CcmA; this translates as MSGASLRLCDVACLRGERLLFRGVSLDLAPGGAALLTGPNGVGKSSLLRLCAGLLRPYAGSVEREGRIALSDERLALDQDAPLERALGFWAGLDGAVPGAVGAAMDSVALGPLAQVPVRMLSTGQRKRAMLARVIASGAPIWLLDEPGNGLDDASLALLGDAVGAHLARGGIVLAASHQPLPLPACTTMALGDYRPEVAA
- a CDS encoding heme exporter protein CcmB, whose translation is MRALRLLIARDLRQAWASAGLWLPVAFLLLVASLYPFAVGPDAAVLARTGGGMIWIAALLACLLPVDRLIAPDMEAGVLDQIALRGIGEEMLVTARLIAHWLGFGPPLMLASLPAAALLKLDAGTILKLEAGLLLGTPALAALGLLVATLTAGLRSSGALAGLLALPLAVPLLIFGAGSLGDGSGAAIKFLGAASLLLVAITPLAGGAAIRAGRE